Within the Scomber scombrus chromosome 4, fScoSco1.1, whole genome shotgun sequence genome, the region CAGAGGAATTTAAGGCATTTGGGGCAAAGCTGCATGGACAACAGAGACCTATACTTCAGCCTCTCTTTACAGCTTAACCTCTCCCAACTCCAGTCACCAAAGCTGAAAGAGTACAAGTCAGTACTTCTCAGCACATGGGCACACAAGACAGCTTTGATCTGATTTAcaagaaacatatttaaaatatatgtacGTAGAAGTCATTTTTATGGACAGGTCGTAAAGAAgcagcagggtttttttcttcttctttttttttagatgggTGGATAGACATTAAGTAGAGGAGATAGAACTGAACGTTGTAGTCACCGTGTCTGCCATTTCCAGGCCACGCCATCATGTCACTCAACAATAGGATGCTTCTGGATGGATTAAAGTCAAGCGATATATTTGCAGCACCGAGACGTTATGTCTGAGTAATGCCcggaggttgttttttttcttgacttaAATTCTGTTCTCTATTCATAGGAAGCTGTAAAAGTATTTCAAGTCATCACAGactatataaaaaaacagatcCTCTTCAATCTACTGTAGCAGCATTGCTTTAAACTGGCCCACCAAAAAGCagtattactgtatattttaataaaaagagGATTTAGTTTAGAGCTTTACATCTTAGCACCGTAACAGCTATTCCTTCAAGGCCTGTGCAACTCAAAATGTATGTCAAAGCCTGTTCTGTGCTGCGAACCCCCCTGAACCCCCCTCCACATAGCAAACATAGTTTCACTcatccagccagccagccatGGCAACTTGCAACACTGCCCACACAAAAATTGTCTGACAGTAAGCTGTGGTGCCAGACCTGCTAGTAAGGccacaatataaatatagagcagcAGTGCAGACTCACCCTGAGGACCCTGTTGGCTGTAATAACAGGAGGCTCATCATTGACAGCTGTAACCTGGATGTACACCGTCTGTGTGGCACTCTGCTTCCTCAAGCCCGTGTCATTGGCCACCAAAGTGAAGTTGTCAGCTAAGGTTTCGCTGCTGTCATGTACGTAGTAAATGAATTCATGTTCCACCTGgttataaaagatgaaaatgattAGAGAACCTGAGATTGGACCTTTAAGGAGTTATTTAAAACTGAGACACATTATAATAATGTGTGACTCTTAAATCACAATTGTCATTTAGTGCATGACTCATTACTCTTACTCTTACATTTTTGCTTTGTAAGATTTTAGAAATAAATTAGCAGTGGACCCTGGTCAGGAGGTAGTTAGATCATGAGAGTCAAACATGATTAGGTGAAAAGGGGGTCAAGCCAGGGTAACACTTTTATTTGGTTCCTTTAATGTGATAATTTAATTAAGGAAGTACTGTAGGTAAGagacattataaaaataaaaaaaaccctgcaaatTTGAGAAAACATTCCCTCCTAAATCAGCTTTTGGGTAAAGTTGCATTAATTGTTTGGGATGGGTGTGAAAATAGTGGCTGCAATAATACATGTAAGTATCCATACCACACTCCTACTGCTAGTTTATTACTATATATTAACTACAAGAGTGTCTCTACTAAAGTCTCACCTGTCTCCTGGTGAAAGAGGTTATAGGAACACCGGGATGTCGAGAGTGCTCAATATGACCATGCTGCGGGGGCTCGGTAACACTATACAGGAAGTTCATTCCAGAAAAGTGTCGGTTGTTGACTTTTAGCACTTCCTGGGTCAGTGCCTTGGAGGCGCCCTCGTTCAGTGTGAAATTGGAGACCAGCAGAGGGATGAGACGTGGGATAATGTCAACAGACACCCTAATGTCGCTGACGTCAGTGACCCCGTTGGTGGCATCAAGGATGAAGGTGTCGTCGACTTTGTTGGGCTCCACCTGCATGTACTGAATGTTCCCGCTATTAATGTCCTTTTGGGTAAATGTCTTGACAGGTGATTGTTTGGTTCCGATGTAGCGCTCCTCTGCCTCCACAAAACGCCGGAGAAAGCCATGAGAGGGGGCTGCCTTGACTTTGAATACAATCTCAGATGGCAGGTTGTCCTCATGAGTGACCTGCAACAATCAGACAACGTATTCAGTGGTTAAATTTGACATGTTCCATGTGTCACTAAGGTTTACATTTCACTTTACGCTTGAAGTAACATGACATCATATGTacaaagaaaatgtacaaacacacgTCAGCATTCACTTTTTAACCTTTCAACAGCCTTTAATACCAGAGCAGTTTTTACTGCTCTTTCATGGTAACATTATccttttattatgatttataataTCTACAAAATATTATTGTTCTCTTTTGGTAGAATAACTACAAAaggctgctgttttaaaaaaaaattaatgctATAGTCCCAATTCTGTCTAAAAGTGGTGGTCACATTTCAGAAGTATGCATATTCAGATTATATTTCTTATTCTTATAATCATGCTGGGTGTTTCAAAGAGATGTTTAGAAAAACCTAAAAAACTGTGTTGACACTAACCTTGAGTTGAACGATCactcctctctcacacactcacctcTAATTTAGTTTCATCAATCTTAACTGGTTTTCCCTCCTCCACCAGTAGGGTGTTGTGATGCTGCACAATGGGTGGCCTCTGATGACTTTCCAGGTAAACTTTCACATTGATCCTCAAAGCAAGTTGAAGGCCTTTAGTTTTCACTGTGAAGTTGAAATGGTCTGCCAGATGTTTGCTGTCATTGTGCTGATAAGATATGAGCCCGTTCTTGAGGTCAGACAGCGTGAATGCCTCCAACTTTGTTTCATTGTGATTAAGTCTTCCATACTTAGGAGCCTCAGTCAGCTTGAATATTACTTCATGGTCATCTCTGATGTCCAGATTTGATATGACACTAAAATTACTGGCAGAAAAGTTCACTGATTGTCCCTTCTGAACCAGTAAGCCAGTGTTGTTGCCTACCTTCAAGAAAGGGTCATGTGCACTGATGTCTAAAAGACTTGATACAAAATGTTTCCCGTCAGAGACAAAGAGCACAAACCTGCCCGTGCTTACACCTTTGTGAATGAACAACACTCGCTTTTCTTCCAAATCCTTTTGGCGAAACTGGAACAGTCGATGAGTAGTGTCGTTCACCATCACCAAGTCTCCCATTGGGATTCCTCGGCGGGTGTAAATCAACTGGCCATCTTCAAAATCAGAGTCTGCATCATGATAACGCAAATCCTCTGAGGTGAGCAACCTCTGTCCATCCCTTACTACCTGGAAAACTTTATCGATGACACGTACTGGTTTCTGGTCATTGACAAGCTGAATGGATATGTTGAAAGTTCCTTCTTTGGAGCCTATTTCATCCTCAGTGATGGAAGATTTGAACCCTTGGCTGGTGGAGGCTATGAAAGTGAACTCATCCCGAGTAGTCTCACTGTCATCATGAATGTACATTATCCGTTCCTCTATTATATCTTGATTACTGAAGGTTAAGATGTTGTTGTAGCTAGCATTAGAATTTGACTGACTAATGCGAGCTAGCTTTCCATGTTTGGGGCTGCTTATGACAGTGTAGTACATTTCCTTTGTGCTCAACGTCTCTGCAAATAGCTCATCTTTTGTGATTAATTTACTTTCTCCCTCCTGAAGAGCAAGTCCATCGTTTCTCATGAACACACTGTTAACATCAGCTTTAATCAAAAACTGGAAATCATAGTTTTGTGACTGAGCATGTTTGGAAACCAGCTGAAATTTGAACCTGTCACTTGTGTCTTCGTAAGACCTGTCGATTAGCTCATAATGTACTTTCAGATCTGTGAGATTTCTTTGGCTAAAGGTTGAGTTCTTCTTCAAAACTGACGTGTCCAGCAGGagttttcctttctttggtGTGGTGAGAACCCTAAAATAAAGGTCATCCTCTGAGAGGACCACACCTTCAGCTGTAGCAAAAAGATTATCTGAGTTTAGTGTCGCTTTTCTAACTTTATCCATGTCTATCATTACATTCCTCTCCAGGTGGTACTTAACCCACTTCACAGTGATTGGGAAGAGTATTTCAGTGGTTGCCCTTGAAGCTACATTGACTTTGCACTTAAAGTAATCTGTGGCGTTAGATGTCTGAATTTCTTGAAATGTGCTAACATACCTCAGGCGCTCTTTTTCTAGAAGCCTTTGGGAAaatgagtcagtagatctccaTTCACCACTTGAATGAAGTCTCTGAAGTTCTCCGTACTGCGGAGGTTCAATGATATCATAACGGATGTCTACAACTTGTTTCACAGCATTGGTTTGCACAGACAGTTGCTTTGTTCCAATTATAGCGGTCTCTCCTTGAATGATCTCCAGGCCTGTGTTGTTGGCAATCTCATACTCAAGCGCTACAGCCATGACCCTTAAAACCACAGTGTTGCTAACCTTCTCCCCATCGCTAACTCTAAGCACTATCCTTGAGTTTCTAACCCCTTTGTGAACATAGTACACCCTCATTTCCTCCAAGTCGAGGTAATGGAATGAGGTGACGGCAGTGCCTGGATTGTTCTCAATTTCCAAATATCCTGCATCTGCATTCAGGTTCCCAAGCACAGAGAAGACAAGATCTGTGTAGTTGCTGTCAATGTCTGTAGCCTTTAGACCCTCTGCGGTGAGGCATTTCTTTGAATTTTCCAACAGAACAAATAGATTTCCTTCAGGGAGACTCAATTCAGGTGCGTCGTTTGTGGGTGTTACAGTGATATTGTAGCGGTACAATTTATTGTCTTTCAGATAATCAGGAACTTGTTTCCTGCTGCTGGAATAAATTGAAAACATAAAGAAGTCATCTGGTTCTTCAGACCCTCCATGGATGTACATGACTCGTCCATGCCAAAGGTCCAACATGCTGAAGGTATTTTCCTGTTGGTCCTGATCAACATCAAGCCTTATCTGACCACGGACTGGTTGCTCCTGAATTCGGAACATGATCTGAGACTGTCTAATGCCAAGCTTCTTGAAGTCCAAGAGTACCTTGATATGTTTGGCCTCAAGAGATGCTCGACCGCCCTCTTGGACCACAAGGTTTTTGAGCTGCACAAAATTAAAGCCATACCTTCTGTCCAAGCCCCTCGCAAGGGTTGACATGTGTAGTGAAGGTGTTGGTGTCACTAAGAGAAACAGGGATCCTGGAGCACTCGTTGGACTCATGGTGGTTGATGGTTCTGGTTCTTTCTCTGGCTCACAACCAACTGAGATATCCTTGGTGACTACAGCATTGGAGAGACCCGTCTTCACTCCGTTGACTTCAATGTTCTTCAAACATCCCTTAAAGGAGCCTCCACGCACACGCTTTCCAGACACAGACAGCAGCCCCACCTTTCTGACTTCTGATCTGGTGCTGTCATCAATACCTCCAACAAAAAGATAGCCTTTTAGCTGCAGCCCCTTTGAACGAGAGCTAATGCTGCTTTTCACCATCTCTCCATCAACAGTTAGCTCGAGGCTTTTAGAACTGAAGTGCACCTTGACATTGTGCCACTTCCTGTCATTGATAAATGTAAGTGAACGGAGCTCTGTTTTGGTTCCACCTTTACCAACAATAGCCACTGGCAAACCTTCCTGAATCTCCACAGCCAAAAAGTCCCCCTCTCTGGCAGAATTGTACAGGACTATTCCCTCTTTGGCTGAAGTGTGCACAACACACTCGAATATCGCTTCCTGCTGGACGTTCCAGGATGGAAGAGAAATGTAGGCCCTGGAGCTGAAGAAGCTGATTGGGTCCTCCTCAGTGGCAAAGAATTGAGGACTACAACCTAAAGACACCTCATGGACATTCTTGAATCCAGTATACGGCCTTAGTGATGACAGCAAGTCGTGTTTGTTGAAGACCATGTCATCCATGCAGCCTCGAAAGCTGGCTGGGTCTCTCGGAAGGTAAGGTCTGTCCAGGCTGCCTGAGCCACCGACATAGAGACCATCCAAGATGTTAAGATCGTGATGGGAGCCTGACATCTTTACACTTGTGTTAGAGTTCTTGTCTACAGTTAAAGTGATGTTCCGCTTCACATGGTGGACCTCCACAGAGTGCCAGGCCAGGTCGTTGAGCTGGGTGCCCCGGTCTGACTGTAACACTTGCTCCCCAGATCCAAAGTCCACTTTCAGCTGggagaacaaagaaaaaactggATTACAAATTCAGTCACATTACAGGAATAAAAAGTAGAAGCATACAAAGAGCTAAACAACAATTCAATCTAAATTCAGGTTTATAGTTAAGAAGAGATTTAGAAAACAAAGGCCATCCCTCTGGTCCAGCCTGAAATACTTcaacaactgttggatggacTGCCAAGAAGTTTGGGACATACATTCATGAATGAATTGTAATAGCTTTAGTGGtcagctgtactttgtttttagtgtTAAATAGCATACGTCAgtatgctaacacactaaactaagatggtcaACGTGGTTAACATCACAACTGATAATTATGGGCACATTAGCATGGTTAAtgagtgtgttagcatgctgatgttaacaTTTAGCTCAGTGCACTGCTGGACCTGAGTACAGCAACACAGAGCAGCTAGTGTGGCTTTATGCTCttagtcttgttttttgtttttaaatgtgagggTAGGGATTACAACTATTAataagaggttaaaaaaaatattttaaggataaagttttttttaaagcatggcaggaaaacaaaaacaacacatttaaaaaatataatttctatTGTATCATATTAAACTGTTTATATAACCTATGATGTTATGACTTGTATGAATTAGATTAGCTAGACacagtgaaagagaaacagCATTTCAAAAGGCACATATTCCATGATGTCACCTGTTGTTATAACAGTAGGCTTTGCCTGTGATTTAAAGCAGGAAGAGCACTATCATCCCTTCACCTTCTGCTATGTCCTCGGAGCATCATGTCACCATCTCAAACTAATGCTTCATTTAGATGACATGCTTGTCAAGGCTTGCTGCTGAATCCCTGCTATTCATGCATGGGTTTCCAGGGAGAGACGCTCTAGTCTGACTCACATGGAATGAGACCCCAAGCCTGAGGTTaacttgtgaaaaaaaaataatatatatatttggtgACCTGTGCCAGTTTAAGGAACAGGGACAAGCAGTTCACTGCTCGTGCTCACTGAAGTACAACAATGAAACAGTCGTGAGTGTGATTCATCCCCGACAGCACAAGTCTAACACAAATAGAATGTTGCGCCCTTAGTCACAAGAATTTGTGGTGTTTGATCACAAAAGCTACAATACTGCAGggcttcctgtttttcttctgaaTGTCTCCCTTTTAAAACGTCTTCATGCAGTACATCTGTCCATTCACTATGCTGATTTAGCCTGGCAGAGCTGCTTACAGGACACTCCAGAAGCAGTCTTGAAGAGACAAATGTATTTCACCCTTAAATCCTCTCAGCAAAGCTTGTGTTGTGAGCTAAAAATAGTGCATCCTGATGGGATACCAACCCACCcttatttttggcattaaatCTAGACAAAATGTACAAGAGAATGTCtgaggtttttttaaaatgtctttttacagCCTATTTCAAGACAGTAAAATATAGTCAcagtattaatatttttactgttttcacttgaattaaacattaaatcctCTGAACTAGCAATTGAAGCTTATTGTGCCATGTAATTAACATGAGCTTCTCATTGAGATCTTTTGTTGGCCATCTCAATTATCCATGATGACACAAAATCAACTGgtacattttgttatgtttaaaaTAACTGGACAATTGCTGTCAAATTGAGCTTTCACTTTTCAACTGAATCAGCTTTTAAGGCTGATCACCAGGGGTAGTTCATGTAGTTGAACTGACCAAAAAGGACAGCAATTGCTGAGCAGACCAGCAGACATAGTTATGGATATACTGCAGGACAGTATCTGCAACAGACAAATCTGGCAATTctttatactgtataaaaaatagtgaaataaCAGGACCACACAAAGTAAAGTAACACTATATAAATCACTCTACATGTTACTTTGCTGAAATAATTAGTTgcttaatcaattagttgtttactaatcaattaattagcTATTATTTTGATGATAGATTAATAATTGCTAtcacttttaaagcaaaaatgccaaatattcacAGTTTACATCTTCGCTCtgtttatattgtaatttattttaatttatctttatttgacttttggaaaaagacaacaaaaacaacagagataTTTGGCACTATTTTTTGGACATTTctcacattaattaaaaacagtacCAGCAGGCAAACGAGGACAAACACTTTTAGaaaattcaaagaaaatattacattttgattgGCTATCTGGCTAACACAAATAATCACCCAATccaaacaaaatgaataataatagcaataaaaaGGATTTCATAACCCTGTGACAAGAAGTGACTGGTATGAGCTGACAGTCAGTTTACACTGTGCAGGCTTGTCTGCTTGTGTTACTGTGTTGAGAGAATGACACGGCAGCTGAGATGGAGAAATTGCTTATGGTAGTCAGTGTGTCGTCCAGCACAAAAGATGTGTggatgtatacatatatatgcatgtggatatacatatatatgtgcgtgcatgcatgcttGAACACATAGGCTCATGTGCTGGGGACATGGATGTACCCACCTGCAGGCAACCAGCATGGAGTTCTAGTAGGAAGTAGTCAGTTTGGCCGGCGGCGAGAAACAGCAGTCCGCTGGTGCTGGAGGTTCGGAAGCGAACGCGGAGTGTGTTATGGTCGGACGACTCTGATGCCTTGAGCTGTACAAAGCCATCACCATAGAAGGAAGCTGGAGAAAGATGTGCAAAATATTAGTAagagatagatttttttttaaagaaagagagagagacagagtctGAATATTCAAATGTCTTTTGCAGGCTGTTGAACCAATTTGTAACACTCACTCAAACTGAGAAGAGTGTGATGGAGAGCTGGAACAGAAAGTACAGTAGCAGTGAATACAGCAAACACAGGGCGAGTCAAGTCAAGCATTGTGGTCTTAATATAGCCAACATGTGACATTTAGATATAAAAGCCAGGCTAATTATCATCCTGGTTGTTCTTTGCAAGTGGAGCAGAGTCTGTATAAGAggtaaggacacacacacacacggacacacacacacgcccttataacacacacacacagtgcacaaATTATACCTCTCCTGATTTAAAAGAATGCTTGAAAATTTCCTTGAATCTGCTTAGTTTCACATACCTGGTGGTCCAgttgttttcattctttatgTGCTCATAATGTTTTTACATGCTTCCAAGTACGACAAGAGcacaattattttttagttttaaagctTTACCTATGGAATAATAACTACCTTTAGGATGAAACAAAGCTCCAGCTTGTGCATCGTGGAAGAATTGCAGGTTTATGACTTTGAAGATTTGTGAGGAAGTTGTTCGTGGACTGTCCTAATCTGTTGGAATGACATATGTGAATTTTAAAGGTATTTGACTTTAATGCCACAACAGCAGTATACAAACTGAGGCAGTAGATGTAGAGGTGGCTCGGAGGGAGTCAGACATGTTTGGGCCTGCCCTGCCCTGACAGGAACCTTCAACCTGAACATGAAAGGCTCTGACGTCCCTGCATTGTCTGTTGCCCCATGTTCCAGAAACGGCGTGGCAGATGGACCCAGCTGTTTCTTCTAACTCACCTCCCTGCCATTTCACATCACCCTGTAATCTGGGCTAACCCTCTCTGAAGCTTTCTCATCTTAGCCTTCATGCCCGGGCATCAccagtttagtttttaatgagCTCGAGAGTCCCACGCAGATTCAAAGGTTAATAAAAATGTTCGCCTCTGTGAGGAAACGTGTCCAGTCCGCGTCTGATTTATTTGTAAGTCATGACCCGGGGGCAAGGGTGGTCTACTGCTAATGGGCCAGAGTGACTCACTGACAAAGCGAAAGTTAATGTGAGTTAATGCATTGTTTTTACTACTAAAAGGGTTAATGCACTAATGGGTAGTTTGCTCATCCAAATCCAATCTGTATATACTGTGCAGTGTAAATCAACACAATTAAAGCACTAAACCATGTAAATTAGCCCTTCAGTCATCTGAATATCCACTCACAAATCAACAGGAGCTGACTGCACACAATTTAGTTCAACCTCagtgtaaaaaacacaaaactataTACAGTGGAAAATGTTACACATACAAAACCAAAAGACATACATCTGCTATATTACCTGTACTTCTATTGGCTTTCAAACAGCATTTGTGGGCTGTATCTAATGACTATTTTAATTATCCATTAATCTGACATGTATTTTCTAGCGAAAAAGTGTCACTTTTCTCAGAGGCCGCAGTGATGAAATTACTAGTAATATTCAATtaacagcaaatcctcacatttgagaggaGGGAACCATCagatgtttggcatttttgcttaaaccatttttctgaaattattgttttcattattatgaaAAGAGTTGCCAATCTATacagtaatttttttaatgatcaaataatcatttaactGACTCGTCATTGTAGCTCTAACATGTTTATGAGTAAAATTTCAAATAATTTGCACACCAAATAGCAAAggatggaaaataaatgttattagtCTGAAGTTTATCTTTAACTTTATCCCTCATCTTTCTCTGGATTTTAAGTAACTGGTTAATTCAAATGTTATAcaattatgttatgttatacaatcaatttctgtttttattgtacaaACAAAGTTTTGCATAAATGGCAATAGGAGACAAAAAAGACACTCAGTTTCTTTATCACTGAGTTTCAACACTGAGTGGTATAATCTCAACTGTGCACATACAGATCAAATAGATGTCTTAGATCAAATATACAACTATTTTGATTGTTGAATAATCactttagtcattttttaagcaaatgttACAAAAACATTAACTAGTTTTAGCTTCTCAGTTgtgatttaaagcttttctttgtcataaactgaatgtctttggggttatggactgttggtcacacaaaaaaagacatttcaagacATAACCACTGATTTTGCTGAACAAAAACAggtttttcacaattttctgatatttcatAGATGAAActattaattgaaaaaataatctgtagattaaagtaattattggttgcagccctaatttTCTGTACCATGGTCATATTTCGCATTCTAAATGTACACAGTTGTCATGTCATATCGATCTGTGAGCCTACACACATCCCCTTAACATACCAGCGtttatctttacatttttatctttatatttgacCAAACACAGCTCTGTGTTTGGTCGATATGACATGACAACTGTGTACATTTAGAAAACAAAGTGCACGTTTAATTTGTTTATCCCAAACCGATATCAACCTGTCTTATTCTACACATCTTTCCAAGCAAACCTCACATTTTTCCAATCCCTCATCACCAATATAGCCAACTTCGGTGCATTCTTTTTGCACAGTCAAAAAATATCTAACAGCACTGTTTTGCACTAATTGACACCTTGAAAACTGTATTTCCAAAGCCCCAAACTTCAGCCGAATACTTGAACACAAGACACTAACAAGCGTGAAAAAGTTTAGATAACATTCTTCCTTTTACTAATGATTCCTCCCAAAGCTCCACCAGCTGATATACTGTAGAGGCGtagatttttacacaatttaTATATGATATTAAACAAATCTTTCAGTGTATCTTTCAAGTGCCTGTAGCATCACATAGCAAACTGTTAAATGTAGCTGAAAATAATTGATTGGTCCACAGGCACACAGCATGCAGGATTATTTGTCCTTATTCAGGCACTGATTCAGACGGACTGATTTTATTGTCCTTTCCCATTTATACGTCATGTTCATTCATCTGACTGGCTCTGAGTGCATAACTTGGAGGAAGGATTTATGAAAACTGGCCAAGAGGAACGCAATGacatttttctcttaaattCACAAGGATGGACATGCACGCTCAATAATATTGTGGTGTTATCACAATGATGTTTAAGTCATATGACTGAATGTCATGTTTGGTTTCAAACACGGGTCTTCCCCACAATGCACTCGCCTATGAGGAGCTGGATTCTTGTGAAGCTGTAAAAGATAGTAATTATGTTTTTGGAAGAAAATTTAGGTTGTTTTAGCTTTTTTAGGCACACTCAAGTGCAGTGCATTTTTCGGAGTATGTAAATGAAAGAGTGCAGCAGACTGCCAGACAACAATACCCACAAATAAACATACCCATGTACACCTGACTTGTGTGCCTCAAGAAGCATAAACAGGAGGTGTTTGAACACTGTTCTGTAATCTACATGTCTGCAGGGGCCGTTTCTGTGTGACAGCTagggacatttttttgtgaGATTTCACAAAACAACAAA harbors:
- the cspg4ba gene encoding chondroitin sulfate proteoglycan 4 codes for the protein MDTKEKKLWLGCLLCWSLLVELASGASFYGDGFVQLKASESSDHNTLRVRFRTSSTSGLLFLAAGQTDYFLLELHAGCLQLKVDFGSGEQVLQSDRGTQLNDLAWHSVEVHHVKRNITLTVDKNSNTSVKMSGSHHDLNILDGLYVGGSGSLDRPYLPRDPASFRGCMDDMVFNKHDLLSSLRPYTGFKNVHEVSLGCSPQFFATEEDPISFFSSRAYISLPSWNVQQEAIFECVVHTSAKEGIVLYNSAREGDFLAVEIQEGLPVAIVGKGGTKTELRSLTFINDRKWHNVKVHFSSKSLELTVDGEMVKSSISSRSKGLQLKGYLFVGGIDDSTRSEVRKVGLLSVSGKRVRGGSFKGCLKNIEVNGVKTGLSNAVVTKDISVGCEPEKEPEPSTTMSPTSAPGSLFLLVTPTPSLHMSTLARGLDRRYGFNFVQLKNLVVQEGGRASLEAKHIKVLLDFKKLGIRQSQIMFRIQEQPVRGQIRLDVDQDQQENTFSMLDLWHGRVMYIHGGSEEPDDFFMFSIYSSSRKQVPDYLKDNKLYRYNITVTPTNDAPELSLPEGNLFVLLENSKKCLTAEGLKATDIDSNYTDLVFSVLGNLNADAGYLEIENNPGTAVTSFHYLDLEEMRVYYVHKGVRNSRIVLRVSDGEKVSNTVVLRVMAVALEYEIANNTGLEIIQGETAIIGTKQLSVQTNAVKQVVDIRYDIIEPPQYGELQRLHSSGEWRSTDSFSQRLLEKERLRYVSTFQEIQTSNATDYFKCKVNVASRATTEILFPITVKWVKYHLERNVMIDMDKVRKATLNSDNLFATAEGVVLSEDDLYFRVLTTPKKGKLLLDTSVLKKNSTFSQRNLTDLKVHYELIDRSYEDTSDRFKFQLVSKHAQSQNYDFQFLIKADVNSVFMRNDGLALQEGESKLITKDELFAETLSTKEMYYTVISSPKHGKLARISQSNSNASYNNILTFSNQDIIEERIMYIHDDSETTRDEFTFIASTSQGFKSSITEDEIGSKEGTFNISIQLVNDQKPVRVIDKVFQVVRDGQRLLTSEDLRYHDADSDFEDGQLIYTRRGIPMGDLVMVNDTTHRLFQFRQKDLEEKRVLFIHKGVSTGRFVLFVSDGKHFVSSLLDISAHDPFLKVGNNTGLLVQKGQSVNFSASNFSVISNLDIRDDHEVIFKLTEAPKYGRLNHNETKLEAFTLSDLKNGLISYQHNDSKHLADHFNFTVKTKGLQLALRINVKVYLESHQRPPIVQHHNTLLVEEGKPVKIDETKLEVTHEDNLPSEIVFKVKAAPSHGFLRRFVEAEERYIGTKQSPVKTFTQKDINSGNIQYMQVEPNKVDDTFILDATNGVTDVSDIRVSVDIIPRLIPLLVSNFTLNEGASKALTQEVLKVNNRHFSGMNFLYSVTEPPQHGHIEHSRHPGVPITSFTRRQVEHEFIYYVHDSSETLADNFTLVANDTGLRKQSATQTVYIQVTAVNDEPPVITANRVLRVWVSSVTEIRPEDLRAQDMDSPPEELQFMVTPPSNGHLALKSAPMKAVLNFTQAHIDQGQLLFVHKGAMSGGFNFQVNDGVNFTPRQIFSITARALVISLERNRPLKVFPGSSTPISNEDLQAVTNDINDTSNRTITFSVIRHPKLGRLVTRQPDNSTKDISTFTQDMVDRKEVLYMQTPIESVGWEAMDSMTFSVASPPASLDSQTFKVDISYENTRPEHNTVLLANTGAEVTEGESVVIDESKLDATNLMSRLPTPQRSSHEVWFQVMSLPKHGVIVVGERNLTKEKPNFSQFIVNKYGIIYKHDNSETTHDFFAFSAWINPKGKTAERPLDESDVIEELFNITVKPVNDQPPLLKTKAPSLTVVQGDTIVLRPENLKVEDIDNPPDEIKFSVISKPNNGYLALQGRLNESIVAFNQAQINNGSVYFIHDGSPSSGVFYFSVTDGHHKPIYKLFNLEVTEITISLANYTGLTLEQGKTSVSLTRDNLAAKTNGKNITIHFHITKPPHFGKLLMDNQEVTQFEQEDVQTGRLSYHMTSLSSAEDSFEFTAFTSEANLTKMFNITVRPLIQVGKGLKIPNEIAVKLNTGFLNATKLANISGSDPVFEIISHPKYGKVIQTKPKMSKKAVPAESFTFEDVIQEKVALELNANMTGVQELNDSFVFVLKADNMQPAKGEFHFTIVPYDSALFPTTKAPVPTTSSAPQTPIQTSRNGTASPVLSTALLSTEQPSKNQKKFNRRNRWGNSNRTSIFSTTLGKPTRGAEDFHFRNTPVRVESYPQKSSSPLLVILPLLALLLLVIIFVVLVVFLRHHRQRKQSTTTPKDPPPGFPSNQSFQGESHMSTTGPTVTVTPLNPNCPGSPFLDRLLAPNQGSPYSTIDSNMLVSTWSNGSPAASSQIIRTATPTLQKNQYWV